The Henningerozyma blattae CBS 6284 chromosome 7, complete genome region tacaaaagaattcgattaaaaaataaagccTTTATTAAAGACAAGATCTATAAGAATCGTTAAATAAAATGGCTATATTCGAATCTGTTCGAAATTTTGTGCAATCGCCTACTGAGTTGAAAGTGCGCACTGCTACCGATGATAATGAGAATTCAGGCGCCACTGGGACGTTAATGAATGAGATCAGCGTTTTGACATATAGTACCAAGACTAACAAAGAGATTGTTACCGTGTTGAAGAAGCGCTTAACAGGGTACGGTAAGAAATCATCACATAGGAATTGTATCCATATCATCAAGACGTTGACGCTTATTGCGTATCTAATGAATAATGGGTCACTTGAGTTTATTCGATGGATAAATGAAAATCAATTGTTATTTGAAGTGATGAAAAACTTCGAAGTTTCAGATACAATCCATGACGAGAAGTTTGCTATTCAAATCCGAGACTTGAGTGAACGAATCTTGGAATTAATCAATAACCGAGAATTATTGGAACAAAAGAGAAATGAAGTAGATGAATTCCGTTCTAGTATTTCATCACCTGGTAGAAAAAGTACCGATAACAGCCATATTAGGAAAAGTACTGATAGTCTGATAAGAAAGAGTCTGGGAGAGAGAAGTACTAATTTTCGTAGCAGTCTCGATGAGATGCGCAAGAGTAGTATGGGATATAGTGATAATCCTAATGGAATAAGCAATGGTAGTTGCAGCACTGCAAATAGTGCCAATTCGAATAACAGTAATTTGATCGATGgcaatttaaataatagcAAGTATATTGGAGGACTTGATTTAAGAAGATCTGGTTCCTCATCGAGAAGAAATACACATGAGTATGGTAAATTCGGTTTAGATACACTTACAGAAGAAGACCATCCAAGTAAAAACGATCCATACATTTACAGAGGCTATAGTAACGGTGGTAACGTGGCTACTAGTCCTCTTGCCAAAGACCCAACCACTGCATACTTGGAAGAAGAGacttttacaaaaaataataccgatacaaatacaaatgcAAACCTATCGATACCCGCCAACAGCAACACTAACAATCTCATATTCCATACTAATCCATCAGATGACCATACAACCACATTCTCCCACCAGATGAGCCCGGAGATATATGCCAGCTTGGCCCCACCACCGATCACGACATCCAACCCTAACACGAACCCTAGTGCGAACCCTAGTGCGAACCCTATCACGAACCCTAGCACAAGCACTTGTCCTGTATCCCCTATAGTAGAAACATCGCCTGCTACAACAGCCACCAGCAGCTCTAGTAAGAAGTCACAATTCTCTGTCCATAATCCCTTCAGAACACTCCAACCATAAGCACGTGCCTTGGCATGTGAC contains the following coding sequences:
- the ENT4 gene encoding Ent4p (similar to Saccharomyces cerevisiae ENT4 (YLL038C); ancestral locus Anc_4.17), with amino-acid sequence MAIFESVRNFVQSPTELKVRTATDDNENSGATGTLMNEISVLTYSTKTNKEIVTVLKKRLTGYGKKSSHRNCIHIIKTLTLIAYLMNNGSLEFIRWINENQLLFEVMKNFEVSDTIHDEKFAIQIRDLSERILELINNRELLEQKRNEVDEFRSSISSPGRKSTDNSHIRKSTDSLIRKSLGERSTNFRSSLDEMRKSSMGYSDNPNGISNGSCSTANSANSNNSNLIDGNLNNSKYIGGLDLRRSGSSSRRNTHEYGKFGLDTLTEEDHPSKNDPYIYRGYSNGGNVATSPLAKDPTTAYLEEETFTKNNTDTNTNANLSIPANSNTNNLIFHTNPSDDHTTTFSHQMSPEIYASLAPPPITTSNPNTNPSANPSANPITNPSTSTCPVSPIVETSPATTATSSSSKKSQFSVHNPFRTLQP